One part of the uncultured Bacteroides sp. genome encodes these proteins:
- a CDS encoding histidine kinase — MKQQINNQRPLELVIHIIGWGILFGFPFFFTNKLGSNNINWQEYLRHTMVPLSLLVVFYINYLYLIPKFFFKNLTKRYIIINIFLVIIMSIGLHFWQEMNFPSGNAVPPPPMSKVVEGLHPGSFPRSNWIFFARDMFSLMLTVVLSLSIKMSSRWTESETTLREAEKSKAEAEKSKAEAEKSMTEAELKNLKDQLNPHFLLNTLNNIYALIAFSPEKAQQAVQDLSKLLRYVLYDNNQTYVSLRKEVEFMQNYIELMKIRLSDNIKIDVKMHTLNGTDTKVAPLLFISLIENAFKHGVSYSVPSFINISLEEQLDGSIVCHIENSFFPKSEHDKSGSGIGLESLQKRLELLYPGHYKWEKGIKDKVYTSHLVISNSENITTK, encoded by the coding sequence ATGAAGCAGCAAATCAATAATCAGCGTCCCCTGGAATTAGTTATCCATATAATTGGATGGGGTATATTATTTGGGTTTCCTTTCTTTTTTACTAACAAGTTAGGAAGCAACAATATTAACTGGCAAGAGTACCTTAGGCATACAATGGTACCCTTGTCATTGCTGGTTGTGTTTTATATAAACTATCTCTACTTAATTCCTAAATTTTTCTTCAAGAACCTTACAAAGCGCTATATCATAATAAATATATTTCTGGTAATTATTATGAGTATAGGACTTCATTTCTGGCAAGAAATGAATTTCCCGTCTGGTAATGCTGTCCCTCCTCCACCGATGAGTAAAGTAGTGGAAGGACTTCATCCCGGCAGTTTTCCAAGGTCTAACTGGATTTTCTTTGCCCGTGATATGTTCTCGCTTATGCTAACCGTAGTATTAAGCTTATCCATAAAGATGAGTTCGCGCTGGACTGAATCGGAAACTACTTTGCGCGAAGCAGAAAAAAGTAAGGCGGAAGCAGAAAAGAGTAAAGCAGAAGCAGAAAAGAGCATGACAGAAGCTGAACTTAAGAATCTTAAGGATCAGCTAAACCCACACTTTCTGCTTAATACGCTGAACAATATTTATGCCCTGATTGCTTTTTCTCCGGAAAAAGCTCAGCAAGCCGTGCAAGATTTAAGTAAGTTGCTACGATATGTGCTCTATGATAACAATCAGACTTATGTATCTCTGAGAAAAGAAGTAGAGTTTATGCAAAACTATATTGAACTGATGAAAATTCGTTTGTCGGACAATATTAAGATTGACGTAAAAATGCATACGCTAAACGGCACAGATACAAAAGTAGCTCCCTTACTCTTTATATCACTTATAGAGAATGCTTTTAAACACGGTGTAAGCTACAGCGTTCCTTCATTTATAAATATAAGTCTGGAAGAACAATTAGACGGCTCTATAGTATGCCACATTGAAAATAGTTTCTTTCCTAAAAGCGAGCACGATAAAAGTGGTTCGGGCATAGGACTGGAATCTTTGCAAAAACGTCTCGAATTGCTCTATCCTGGACATTATAAATGGGAAAAAGGCATAAAAGATAAGGTATACA
- a CDS encoding ABC transporter permease, with protein MNGTNLFKIALKALNNNKFRTFLTMLGIIIGVASVITMLAIGQGSKKSIQSQISEMGSNMIMIMPGNMERGGVRQGASDMQTLKLEDYKSLVNECKYLAGVSPVVSSSGQFIYGANNYPSSISGVGEDYLKIRQLTVESGETFTLHDIQASAKVCLIGKTIADNLFTGGEDPVGKVIRFNKIPFKVIGVLKSKGYNSMGQDQDAVVLSPYTTIQKRVLAITHLQGIYCSALTEDMTDNATKEITSIIRHNHKLKDADEDNFDVRSQKELSTMLSSTTDLMTILLACIAGISLIVGGIGIMNIMYVSVTERTREIGLRMSVGARGIDILSQFLIEAVLISITGGIIGVIIGVGTSYGVKFLASWPIYIQPWSVFLSFGVCTITGIFFGWYPAKKAADLDPIEAIRYE; from the coding sequence ATGAACGGAACCAATTTATTTAAAATAGCGTTAAAGGCTCTGAACAATAATAAGTTCAGAACATTTCTAACGATGCTGGGAATCATTATTGGTGTGGCATCTGTTATCACCATGCTTGCCATCGGACAAGGCTCCAAAAAAAGTATTCAAAGCCAGATTTCGGAAATGGGAAGTAATATGATTATGATTATGCCGGGAAACATGGAACGCGGAGGTGTTCGTCAAGGAGCAAGCGACATGCAAACGCTGAAACTCGAAGATTACAAATCTTTGGTCAACGAATGTAAGTATCTGGCAGGCGTATCACCGGTTGTAAGCAGCAGCGGACAATTTATTTACGGTGCAAATAACTATCCAAGCTCTATATCGGGTGTAGGAGAAGATTATCTTAAAATTCGTCAGCTAACAGTAGAAAGCGGTGAAACTTTTACTCTGCATGACATTCAGGCATCGGCAAAAGTATGCTTGATAGGTAAAACAATTGCCGACAATCTTTTTACCGGTGGAGAAGACCCCGTAGGTAAAGTGATTCGTTTCAATAAAATTCCGTTTAAAGTAATCGGAGTTTTGAAAAGTAAAGGATACAATAGCATGGGGCAAGACCAAGATGCTGTCGTTTTATCACCATACACAACTATACAAAAAAGAGTTCTGGCCATAACACATTTGCAAGGAATATATTGCTCGGCCCTGACAGAAGATATGACAGACAACGCGACAAAGGAAATTACATCAATTATTCGCCACAACCACAAGCTCAAAGATGCAGACGAAGATAATTTCGACGTCCGCAGTCAGAAGGAACTCAGCACAATGCTGAGTTCCACTACTGACCTTATGACTATTTTATTGGCATGTATTGCCGGTATTTCATTAATTGTTGGTGGTATCGGTATCATGAATATCATGTATGTCAGTGTAACAGAACGCACCCGCGAAATTGGTTTGAGGATGAGTGTTGGTGCAAGAGGCATTGACATTCTGAGTCAGTTCCTGATAGAAGCTGTCCTTATCAGTATTACCGGAGGTATTATCGGAGTAATAATAGGTGTTGGAACATCTTATGGAGTGAAGTTTCTTGCAAGCTGGCCTATCTACATACAACCATGGAGTGTTTTCTTATCCTTTGGTGTATGTACTATTACAGGTATATTCTTTGGATGGTATCCTGCAAAGAAAGCTGCAGATCTAGATCCGATTGAAGCAATTAGATATGAATAA